In Bacillus toyonensis BCT-7112, a single window of DNA contains:
- a CDS encoding response regulator transcription factor, producing the protein MNKTVLLVEDERRLREIVSDYFRNEGFEVIEAEDGKKALELFAEHEIDLIMLDIMLPEIDGWSVCRRIRKESAVPIIMLTARSDEDDTLLGFELGADEYVTKPFSPKVLVARAKTLLKRADGAVGVAEENAMSLAGIEVNRLSRTVLVDGEEIILTHKEFELLVYLMENKGIVLSRQHLLDQLWGYDYYGDDRTVDTHIKKLRNKLGDKAKHIGTVIRVGYKFEE; encoded by the coding sequence ATGAATAAAACAGTATTACTTGTTGAAGACGAAAGAAGATTACGTGAAATTGTTAGTGATTATTTTCGTAATGAAGGCTTTGAAGTGATTGAAGCAGAAGATGGAAAAAAAGCGCTAGAGTTATTTGCAGAGCATGAAATTGATTTAATTATGTTAGATATTATGTTACCAGAAATAGATGGATGGTCTGTTTGTAGACGAATTAGAAAAGAATCAGCAGTACCAATTATTATGCTAACAGCACGTTCGGATGAGGATGATACATTGCTAGGTTTCGAATTAGGTGCAGACGAGTATGTAACGAAACCATTTAGCCCGAAAGTGTTAGTAGCTCGCGCGAAGACGTTATTGAAACGTGCGGATGGTGCGGTAGGAGTAGCGGAGGAAAATGCTATGTCTTTAGCCGGAATAGAAGTGAATCGTCTATCTAGAACTGTTTTAGTAGATGGAGAAGAAATTATATTGACGCATAAAGAATTTGAACTTCTTGTTTATTTAATGGAGAACAAAGGAATTGTGTTGTCACGTCAACATTTATTAGATCAGTTATGGGGATATGATTACTACGGTGATGACCGAACGGTTGATACGCATATTAAAAAATTGCGAAATAAGCTAGGAGATAAAGCGAAGCATATCGGTACTGTTATTCGAGTTGGTTATAAATTCGAAGAATAA
- the plsY gene encoding glycerol-3-phosphate 1-O-acyltransferase PlsY: protein MVTTYLLFIVAYLLGSIPFALVVGKIGYGIDIREHGSGNLGGTNTFRTLGKKAGFTVTIADILKGTLATGLPIIFGLDIHPLWFGLAAVLGHVYPIFAKFRGGKAVATSAGVLLCYSPVVFAILAVVFFTLLFTTRYVSLSSMVTAVVAVIASIVSGDKIFIIAMCLLAGMVIYKHRANIGRIINKTEPKANFSKKQK, encoded by the coding sequence ATGGTTACTACATATCTTTTATTTATCGTTGCCTACTTACTTGGCTCGATTCCATTTGCATTAGTCGTTGGAAAAATCGGCTATGGAATCGACATTCGTGAGCACGGAAGCGGTAATTTAGGCGGAACAAATACATTCCGCACATTAGGGAAAAAAGCAGGTTTTACCGTTACAATTGCTGACATTTTAAAAGGGACATTAGCAACAGGTCTACCGATAATTTTCGGATTAGATATTCACCCACTATGGTTCGGATTAGCAGCTGTTCTTGGACATGTATATCCGATTTTTGCAAAATTCCGTGGTGGTAAAGCAGTTGCAACTTCTGCCGGGGTGCTATTATGCTACTCACCAGTTGTTTTTGCAATATTAGCTGTTGTATTTTTCACCCTTTTATTTACAACAAGATACGTATCACTTTCTTCTATGGTAACAGCTGTCGTTGCTGTTATTGCATCCATTGTTAGCGGGGATAAAATCTTCATTATTGCGATGTGTTTATTAGCAGGTATGGTTATTTATAAACACCGTGCAAATATCGGACGAATTATAAATAAAACTGAACCGAAAGCAAACTTCTCAAAAAAGCAAAAATAA
- a CDS encoding CoA-binding protein, producing the protein MTIENPTRTEIGEVLKKSKTIAVVGLSDKPERTSYMVSKAMQDAGYRIIPVNPTVDEVLGEKAVPSLADIKEHVDIVNVFRRSEFLMGVAKEFVEIDADVFWAQLGVQDEDTYKLLKEKDYTVIMDRCIKVEHAMTK; encoded by the coding sequence ATGACAATTGAAAACCCAACTCGTACGGAAATTGGTGAAGTATTGAAGAAAAGTAAAACGATTGCGGTTGTTGGATTATCAGATAAACCAGAACGTACATCGTATATGGTTTCAAAAGCGATGCAAGATGCAGGGTACCGCATTATACCGGTAAATCCAACAGTTGATGAAGTACTTGGAGAAAAGGCAGTTCCTTCACTGGCGGATATTAAAGAACATGTTGATATCGTAAACGTATTCCGCCGTTCAGAATTTTTAATGGGTGTTGCGAAAGAGTTTGTAGAGATTGATGCAGATGTTTTTTGGGCACAACTAGGAGTACAAGATGAAGATACGTATAAACTTTTAAAAGAAAAAGACTATACTGTAATAATGGACCGTTGTATTAAAGTAGAACATGCGATGACAAAATAG
- the nrdG gene encoding anaerobic ribonucleoside-triphosphate reductase activating protein, which translates to MKVMNIIHDSVVDGEGLRTVVFFAGCPHRCFGCHNPKSWNICNGTEMTVEEVVKEIASNPLTDVTFSGGDPFFQAVEVKKVAKAVKDLKKNLWMYTGYTLEEIQSSQNNDMIELLHYGDVLVDGRFEIEKRDLTLPFRGSSNQRIIRLKE; encoded by the coding sequence ATGAAAGTGATGAATATCATTCATGATAGTGTAGTAGATGGAGAAGGGTTGCGGACAGTCGTGTTTTTTGCGGGCTGTCCGCATCGTTGTTTCGGGTGTCATAACCCGAAATCTTGGAATATTTGCAATGGAACTGAAATGACGGTAGAAGAAGTTGTGAAAGAGATTGCAAGTAATCCATTAACTGATGTAACATTTTCAGGTGGAGATCCGTTTTTTCAAGCTGTTGAAGTGAAAAAAGTAGCAAAAGCCGTGAAAGATTTGAAAAAAAATCTATGGATGTATACAGGTTATACGTTAGAAGAGATACAGAGTTCTCAAAATAATGATATGATAGAGTTGTTACACTATGGGGATGTTTTAGTCGATGGAAGATTTGAAATCGAGAAAAGAGATTTAACACTTCCATTTCGCGGAAGCTCCAATCAACGTATTATTCGATTGAAAGAGTAA
- the parE gene encoding DNA topoisomerase IV subunit B — translation MAKHQFQYNEDAIQVLEGLEAVRKRPGMYIGSTDSRGLHHLVYEIVDNSVDEALAGFGDEISVVIHKDNSISVIDKGRGMPTGMHKLGKPTPEVILTVLHAGGKFGQGGYKTSGGLHGVGASVVNALSEWLVVTIKRDGNIYEQRFENGGVPATTLEKIGKTKESGTTMHFKPDTTIFSTTNYNYETLCERLRESAFLLKGMKISIKDERNDLEDIFHYETGIEAFVSYLNEEKDSIHPVVYFTGEQNGIEAELAFQFNDGYSENILSFVNNVRTKDGGTHEAGFKTAMTRVFNEYARKVSLLKEKDKNLEGTDIREGVAAIVSVRVPEEVLQFEGQTKGKLGTSEARSSIDAIVSEHLAYFLEENPDVATLLVRKAVKAAQAREAARKAREEARSGKKKKKSEGTLSGKLTPAQSRNPQKNELYLVEGDSAGGSAKQGRDRRFQAVLPLRGKVINTEKAKLADIFKNEEINTIIYAIGGGVGNEFAVEDINYDKVVIMTDADTDGAHIQVLLLTFFYRYMKPLIEAGKVFIALPPLYKVSKGKGKSEVIEYAWSDEELDGVTKKVGKGYMLQRYKGLGEMNADQLWETTMNPETRTLIRVKIDDAARAERRVTTLMGDKVEPRRKWIERNVQFGMQEEGNILENEMIMETEVE, via the coding sequence TTGGCGAAGCATCAGTTCCAATACAATGAAGATGCAATTCAAGTGTTAGAAGGACTTGAAGCCGTTCGAAAACGCCCGGGTATGTATATCGGGAGTACGGATAGCCGTGGATTGCATCATTTAGTATATGAAATAGTAGATAACTCCGTTGACGAAGCGTTAGCGGGATTTGGCGACGAAATTTCTGTCGTAATACATAAAGATAATAGTATTAGCGTTATTGATAAAGGGCGAGGAATGCCTACGGGAATGCATAAACTTGGGAAACCTACACCTGAAGTTATTTTAACTGTACTTCATGCAGGTGGTAAGTTTGGTCAAGGTGGCTATAAAACGAGTGGTGGTTTACATGGTGTTGGGGCATCAGTTGTAAACGCCTTGTCAGAATGGTTAGTAGTAACAATTAAACGTGATGGTAACATTTATGAACAACGCTTTGAAAATGGTGGCGTTCCTGCAACGACGTTAGAGAAAATCGGGAAAACAAAAGAGTCTGGTACGACAATGCACTTCAAACCAGATACAACGATTTTCAGTACGACAAATTACAATTATGAAACATTATGTGAGAGATTACGTGAATCTGCATTCTTATTAAAAGGAATGAAAATCTCGATAAAAGACGAACGTAATGATTTAGAAGATATATTTCATTATGAAACAGGAATTGAAGCTTTCGTTTCATACTTAAACGAAGAAAAAGATTCAATTCATCCAGTTGTATATTTCACTGGTGAACAAAATGGGATTGAAGCAGAACTAGCATTCCAGTTTAATGATGGTTACTCAGAAAATATTCTTTCGTTTGTAAACAACGTACGTACAAAAGATGGTGGAACACACGAAGCTGGATTTAAAACAGCGATGACACGTGTGTTTAATGAGTATGCTCGTAAAGTTTCATTATTAAAAGAAAAAGATAAAAACTTAGAAGGTACAGATATTCGTGAAGGTGTAGCGGCTATCGTTTCTGTACGTGTACCAGAAGAAGTACTGCAGTTTGAAGGACAAACGAAAGGGAAACTGGGTACAAGTGAAGCTCGTTCTTCTATTGATGCAATTGTATCAGAGCATTTAGCTTACTTTTTAGAAGAAAACCCGGATGTAGCTACACTTCTTGTAAGAAAGGCAGTTAAAGCAGCGCAAGCACGTGAGGCTGCTCGTAAAGCGAGAGAAGAAGCACGTAGTGGTAAGAAAAAGAAAAAATCAGAAGGTACTTTAAGCGGGAAGTTAACACCTGCACAATCACGTAACCCTCAAAAAAACGAATTGTATTTAGTAGAGGGTGACTCGGCCGGCGGTTCAGCAAAGCAAGGGCGAGATCGTCGTTTTCAAGCGGTACTACCGTTGCGTGGTAAAGTAATTAACACGGAGAAAGCAAAGCTTGCTGATATTTTTAAGAATGAAGAGATTAATACAATTATTTATGCAATTGGCGGCGGAGTAGGAAATGAATTCGCTGTTGAAGATATTAACTACGATAAAGTTGTTATTATGACCGATGCAGATACGGATGGAGCTCATATTCAAGTATTGTTATTAACTTTCTTCTACAGATATATGAAACCACTTATCGAAGCTGGTAAAGTATTTATTGCACTTCCACCTTTATATAAAGTAAGTAAAGGGAAAGGGAAAAGTGAAGTAATTGAATATGCATGGTCTGATGAAGAATTAGATGGTGTAACGAAAAAGGTCGGTAAAGGTTATATGTTGCAGCGCTATAAAGGACTTGGTGAAATGAATGCAGATCAGTTATGGGAAACGACGATGAACCCTGAAACGCGTACATTAATCCGAGTGAAAATTGATGATGCAGCAAGAGCAGAGCGCCGCGTTACGACATTAATGGGTGATAAAGTAGAACCGCGCCGTAAATGGATTGAGCGTAATGTACAATTTGGTATGCAAGAAGAAGGAAATATTTTAGAAAACGAAATGATTATGGAGACGGAGGTGGAATAA
- a CDS encoding S1C family serine protease, whose translation MGYYDGPNLNEEHSETREVKKSGSKKGYFFTGLVGAVVGAVSISFAAPYMPWVQNNGAAVSSFNSNKQVEGTVVPVVNKSKNETDLPGMVEGAKDVVVGVINMQQSVDPFAMQPTGQEQQAGSGSGVIYKKAGNKAYIVTNNHVVDGANKLAVKLSDGKQVDAKLVGKDPWLDLAVVEIDGSNVNKVASLGDSSKLRAGEKAIAIGNPLGFDGSVTEGIISSKEREIPVDIDGDKRPDWQAQVIQTDAAINPGNSGGALFNQNGEVIGINSSKIAQQEVEGIGFAIPINIAKPVIESLEKDGVVKRPALGVGVVSLEDVQTYAVNQLKVPKEVTNGVVLGKIYPISPAEKAGLEQYDLVVALDNQKVENALQFRKYLYEKKKVGEKVEVTFYRNGQKMTKSATLADNSATKNQ comes from the coding sequence ATGGGATATTACGACGGACCAAATTTGAATGAAGAGCATAGTGAAACGAGAGAAGTGAAAAAATCAGGAAGTAAAAAAGGTTATTTCTTCACAGGTTTAGTGGGAGCTGTAGTCGGGGCGGTTTCGATTAGTTTTGCAGCACCTTATATGCCATGGGTGCAAAATAATGGAGCGGCAGTTTCATCATTCAATTCTAATAAACAAGTAGAAGGTACTGTAGTTCCTGTTGTCAATAAATCAAAAAACGAAACTGATTTGCCAGGTATGGTTGAAGGTGCGAAAGATGTTGTTGTAGGTGTTATTAATATGCAACAAAGTGTCGATCCATTTGCAATGCAACCGACAGGTCAAGAACAACAAGCTGGTTCAGGATCAGGTGTTATTTATAAAAAAGCAGGAAATAAAGCATATATCGTAACGAACAACCACGTAGTAGATGGAGCGAATAAACTTGCTGTGAAACTAAGTGATGGAAAGCAAGTTGATGCAAAACTAGTTGGTAAGGATCCTTGGTTAGACTTAGCTGTTGTTGAAATTGACGGATCTAATGTAAATAAAGTTGCAAGTCTAGGTGATTCCAGTAAACTTCGTGCTGGTGAAAAAGCGATTGCAATTGGAAACCCACTTGGATTTGATGGCAGTGTAACGGAAGGTATAATCAGTAGTAAAGAACGCGAAATTCCAGTTGATATTGATGGGGACAAACGCCCAGATTGGCAAGCACAAGTTATTCAAACAGATGCAGCGATTAACCCTGGTAATAGTGGTGGTGCATTATTTAACCAAAACGGTGAAGTAATCGGTATTAATTCGAGTAAAATTGCGCAGCAAGAAGTTGAAGGAATCGGATTTGCAATTCCGATTAATATTGCAAAACCAGTCATCGAATCGCTTGAAAAAGATGGAGTAGTGAAACGTCCAGCGCTTGGAGTAGGTGTCGTTTCATTAGAAGATGTGCAAACTTATGCAGTAAATCAGCTGAAAGTGCCAAAAGAAGTAACAAATGGCGTTGTATTAGGTAAAATCTATCCAATATCACCGGCAGAAAAAGCAGGTTTAGAGCAATATGATCTTGTAGTAGCATTAGATAATCAAAAGGTAGAGAATGCTCTTCAATTCCGTAAATATTTATATGAAAAGAAAAAAGTTGGCGAGAAAGTAGAAGTTACATTCTATCGCAATGGTCAAAAAATGACGAAATCAGCTACGTTAGCAGATAATTCAGCTACTAAGAATCAATAA
- a CDS encoding anaerobic ribonucleoside triphosphate reductase, with translation MLQRNTRGEELMKVFGTIVHGNEQDLMQENANVDGRSPMGVMGTFASESAKYYAVENLLSDQVKKAINENILYPHDLDFYATGTTTCSQIPLAQMLANGFHTGHGHMRQPQDIKSALALSSIIFQANQNMQHGGQSFALFDIDLAPYVRKTVARHKKRLQSYSLTKEQIEEFAWKETENDTYQACEAFVHNSNSMHSRGGGQVPFISINYGTDTSKEGRLLVRQLLKATQAGLGKGETPIFPIQIFKMKKGVNFEECDPNHDLFELALETTAERLFPNFSFLDAPFNAVHYDGRPESEVCYMGCRTRVMSNIHGEETAIGRGNLSFTSINLVKLALISGSKEAFFEALNYYLDLGIKQLLERFEYQCTKRARDFRFLYSQGVWRGGEKLQPEDSVASILKQGTLSLGFIGLAECLVALTGKHHGEDEESWKLGYEIISFMRDRMDKATEEHELNFSVIATPAEGLSGKFVKKDREEFGVISGITNHNYYTNSFHIPVYYSIQAINKIRLEGPFHALCNGGHITYIELDGAAMHNQKALKQIVQAMAEHGVGYGSINHPVDRCTCCSYHGVIGNECPSCGNEDETNIERIRRITGYLVGDMSKWNSAKRSEEMDRVKHK, from the coding sequence ATGTTACAACGAAATACACGTGGAGAAGAATTAATGAAAGTGTTTGGGACAATTGTCCACGGCAATGAACAAGATTTAATGCAAGAGAATGCAAATGTAGATGGGCGCTCTCCGATGGGAGTAATGGGAACGTTCGCATCTGAGAGTGCAAAATATTATGCAGTTGAAAATTTATTGTCAGACCAAGTGAAAAAAGCGATAAATGAAAATATATTATATCCACATGATTTAGATTTTTATGCGACAGGAACGACGACTTGTTCGCAAATTCCGTTAGCGCAAATGCTTGCGAACGGTTTTCATACCGGACATGGGCATATGAGACAACCGCAGGATATTAAAAGTGCATTGGCTCTTTCGTCTATTATTTTTCAGGCGAATCAAAATATGCAGCACGGTGGTCAATCGTTTGCACTCTTTGATATTGATTTAGCTCCATATGTGAGAAAAACAGTAGCGAGACATAAGAAACGATTACAGTCATATTCGCTTACGAAAGAACAAATAGAAGAATTTGCATGGAAAGAAACAGAAAATGATACGTATCAGGCGTGTGAAGCTTTCGTTCATAATTCAAATAGTATGCACAGTAGGGGCGGGGGACAAGTACCGTTTATTTCTATTAATTATGGAACAGACACATCAAAAGAGGGACGGTTATTAGTTAGACAACTTTTAAAAGCGACACAAGCTGGTCTTGGTAAAGGAGAAACACCAATTTTTCCGATTCAAATTTTTAAAATGAAAAAAGGTGTGAACTTTGAAGAATGTGATCCGAACCATGATTTATTTGAATTAGCGTTAGAGACAACGGCTGAACGATTATTCCCTAACTTTTCATTTTTAGATGCGCCATTTAATGCAGTGCATTATGACGGACGACCGGAAAGTGAAGTATGTTATATGGGATGTCGTACCCGTGTCATGTCTAACATACATGGAGAAGAAACAGCGATTGGGAGAGGAAATTTATCATTTACGTCTATCAACTTAGTGAAATTAGCGTTAATTAGTGGTTCAAAAGAAGCATTTTTTGAAGCGTTAAATTATTACTTAGATTTAGGGATTAAGCAATTATTAGAGAGATTTGAGTATCAATGTACGAAGCGAGCAAGAGATTTTCGATTTTTATATTCACAAGGTGTATGGCGCGGTGGAGAGAAGTTACAGCCTGAAGATTCTGTAGCATCCATTTTAAAGCAAGGGACGTTAAGTCTTGGTTTTATCGGTCTTGCGGAGTGCTTAGTAGCTTTAACAGGAAAGCATCATGGAGAAGATGAAGAATCATGGAAACTCGGGTATGAAATCATTTCCTTTATGAGAGATAGAATGGATAAAGCAACGGAAGAACATGAACTGAATTTCTCAGTAATTGCAACTCCTGCAGAAGGGTTATCAGGGAAGTTTGTGAAAAAAGATAGAGAAGAATTTGGGGTGATTAGCGGTATAACGAACCATAATTATTATACGAATTCATTCCATATCCCAGTTTACTATAGCATTCAAGCGATAAATAAAATTCGTTTAGAAGGACCTTTCCATGCTCTATGTAACGGGGGACATATTACGTATATTGAGCTAGACGGAGCAGCGATGCATAATCAAAAGGCGTTAAAACAAATTGTACAAGCGATGGCAGAGCATGGCGTTGGGTACGGTTCAATTAATCATCCTGTTGATCGTTGTACATGCTGCAGCTATCACGGAGTTATTGGAAATGAATGTCCAAGCTGCGGAAATGAAGACGAGACCAATATAGAAAGAATTCGCCGTATAACTGGCTATCTTGTGGGAGATATGTCGAAGTGGAATAGTGCGAAACGTAGCGAAGAGATGGATCGGGTGAAGCATAAATGA
- a CDS encoding oxidoreductase yields the protein MKKIGVGIVGFGFSSTTFHIPLLQTIEEYDIRAILSSKEEVVKQTLPNAAVVDTIDELVKRSDIELVVITSPNTTHFPYVKEAILHGKHVVVEKPFVVSIEEGEELISLAKQYNVMLSVYHNRRFDNDFLTIKKLLEENRIGNVYAYEAHFDRFRPHVRDRWREKNLPGSGILYDLGSHLIDQALSLFGKPDAISADVIKQRPGAEIDDYFHVILHYGVKRVILRSSSYVKQAGPHFTLHGDKGSIVKYGMDSQEEQLKNGMKPGDIGYGVDAEENFATLETEETLNRISTEVGCYDMYYKGVRDSILNGEKLPVTAQDGLNVIKLIQLAVESSETGRVISVK from the coding sequence ATGAAAAAAATAGGTGTAGGGATTGTAGGATTTGGATTTTCTAGTACAACATTTCACATCCCGCTATTACAAACGATAGAAGAATATGATATTCGAGCTATTTTATCTTCAAAAGAAGAAGTAGTGAAACAAACTTTACCAAATGCTGCTGTTGTTGACACAATTGATGAATTAGTAAAGCGATCTGATATTGAACTAGTTGTCATTACTTCACCGAATACAACTCATTTTCCATATGTAAAAGAAGCGATTTTACATGGTAAGCATGTTGTAGTGGAAAAACCATTTGTTGTTTCAATTGAAGAAGGGGAAGAACTTATCTCATTAGCAAAGCAGTATAATGTGATGTTAAGTGTATATCATAATCGTCGTTTTGATAATGATTTCCTAACAATTAAGAAATTGTTAGAAGAAAATAGAATAGGAAATGTATACGCATATGAAGCGCATTTTGATCGTTTCCGTCCACATGTACGCGATCGATGGAGAGAAAAGAATTTACCAGGTTCAGGTATATTATATGATTTAGGATCGCATTTAATTGACCAAGCGCTATCATTATTCGGAAAACCAGATGCGATAAGCGCAGATGTAATAAAACAAAGGCCAGGTGCGGAGATTGATGACTATTTCCACGTAATACTTCATTATGGAGTTAAGCGTGTCATTTTACGTAGTAGCAGTTACGTGAAACAAGCAGGACCGCATTTTACATTACATGGGGACAAAGGTTCTATCGTGAAATACGGTATGGATTCGCAGGAAGAACAATTAAAAAATGGAATGAAGCCAGGCGATATAGGTTATGGGGTAGATGCTGAAGAGAATTTTGCTACTTTAGAAACAGAAGAAACTTTAAATCGTATTTCAACAGAAGTCGGTTGCTATGACATGTACTATAAAGGTGTAAGAGATAGTATATTAAATGGTGAGAAACTACCTGTAACAGCGCAAGATGGTTTAAATGTTATTAAACTAATTCAATTAGCGGTTGAAAGTAGTGAAACGGGTAGAGTCATTTCGGTAAAATAA
- the parC gene encoding DNA topoisomerase IV subunit A: MQAEKFHDLPLEDVLGDRFARYSKYIIQDRALPDARDGLKPVQRRILYSMYVEGNVHDKAFRKSAKTVGNVIGNYHPHGDSSVYEAMVRLSQTWKVRNVLVEMHGNNGSVDGDPAAAMRYTEARLSPIASELLRDLDKETVEFVSNFDDTSEEPVVLPAMFPNLLVNGSTGISAGYATEIPPHHLGEVIDATMMRIDQPNSSVDDLLAVIKGPDFPTGGIIQGIDGIKKAYETGKGKIIIRGKAEVETIRGGKQQIVITEIPYEVNKANLVKKMDELRLDKKLDGIAEVRDETDRTGLRIVVELKKEANAEGILNYLYKNTDLQIPYNFNMVAINNRRPTLMTLPKILDAYIGHQKEVVTRRSQYELRKAENRQHIVEGLKKALSILDEVIETIRGSKDKRNAKDNLSARFGFTEAQSEAIVSLQLYRLTNTDITALEQEAAELNKKIIELQAILQSEKRLLQVIKTDLKRVKKTYSDDRRAIIEEEIEEIKIDVEVMIPQEDVIVTVTKEGYVKRTGWRSHNASNGKDFGMKEGDILLERFDTNTTETVLLFTNKGNYIYLPVYEMPEIRWKDLGQHVANIVSLDRDETIIWATVIPNFEEEKRFIVFVTRNGMIKKTELNQYKVQRYSRAFVAVNLKKDDEVVDIFATDGTSDIVLATHGAYALIFHEDEVSPVGVRAAGVKAINLKEDDYVASGKPLNGDKDQLILVTQRGAIKRLKASEIEKSTRAKRGLVIFKELKRNPYRIVGIEIVRDDELVYMKTEKNIVEEVDPKAYRNKDRYSNGSLVLDVNDTGEVVETWTKKRPE; the protein is encoded by the coding sequence ATGCAGGCAGAGAAGTTTCATGACCTCCCGCTTGAAGACGTGTTAGGTGACCGCTTTGCACGTTATAGTAAATATATAATTCAAGACCGCGCGCTTCCAGATGCGCGTGACGGTTTAAAGCCAGTACAAAGACGTATATTATATTCTATGTATGTAGAAGGAAACGTACATGATAAAGCGTTTCGTAAATCAGCTAAAACAGTTGGTAACGTTATTGGTAATTACCATCCACATGGTGATTCCTCTGTATATGAGGCGATGGTACGTTTAAGTCAAACTTGGAAAGTACGTAATGTTTTAGTTGAAATGCATGGTAATAATGGTAGTGTTGATGGTGATCCAGCAGCGGCAATGCGTTATACAGAAGCCCGTTTATCACCAATCGCATCAGAGTTATTACGTGATCTCGATAAAGAAACAGTAGAATTCGTTTCAAACTTTGATGATACGAGTGAAGAACCAGTTGTATTACCTGCAATGTTCCCGAACTTATTAGTGAACGGTTCTACAGGGATTTCTGCTGGTTATGCAACAGAAATTCCACCGCATCATCTTGGAGAAGTAATTGATGCTACAATGATGCGTATCGATCAACCGAATAGTTCTGTGGATGACTTGTTAGCGGTTATTAAAGGACCAGATTTCCCTACAGGTGGTATTATTCAAGGGATAGATGGCATTAAAAAAGCATATGAAACAGGTAAAGGTAAAATTATTATTCGCGGAAAAGCAGAGGTTGAAACGATTCGTGGTGGAAAGCAACAAATCGTTATTACAGAAATTCCGTATGAAGTAAATAAAGCAAATCTTGTTAAAAAAATGGATGAATTACGTCTAGATAAAAAATTAGATGGCATTGCTGAAGTGCGTGATGAAACAGATCGTACAGGTCTCCGCATCGTTGTAGAATTAAAAAAAGAAGCAAATGCTGAAGGTATTTTAAACTATTTATATAAAAATACAGATTTACAAATTCCATATAACTTTAATATGGTAGCGATAAATAATCGTCGTCCAACACTTATGACATTACCTAAAATTTTGGATGCGTATATTGGCCATCAAAAAGAAGTTGTTACGAGACGCTCACAATATGAATTAAGAAAAGCAGAAAATCGCCAACATATTGTAGAAGGTTTAAAGAAAGCATTATCAATTTTAGATGAAGTGATTGAAACGATTCGAGGGTCTAAAGATAAACGTAATGCGAAAGATAATTTAAGCGCACGATTTGGATTTACAGAAGCTCAGTCAGAAGCAATTGTTTCACTGCAACTATATCGTTTAACGAATACGGATATTACTGCGCTAGAGCAAGAAGCAGCTGAACTTAATAAGAAAATTATAGAGTTACAGGCGATTTTACAAAGTGAAAAAAGACTTCTTCAAGTTATTAAAACAGATTTGAAGAGAGTAAAGAAAACATATAGTGATGATCGTCGTGCGATAATTGAAGAGGAAATTGAAGAAATTAAAATCGATGTGGAAGTTATGATTCCGCAAGAAGATGTCATCGTTACTGTAACGAAAGAAGGATATGTGAAACGAACTGGTTGGCGTTCGCATAATGCATCGAACGGGAAAGACTTCGGTATGAAAGAGGGTGACATCTTACTTGAGCGTTTCGATACCAACACGACAGAAACCGTTCTTTTATTTACGAACAAAGGAAATTATATTTATCTTCCTGTATATGAAATGCCGGAAATTCGTTGGAAAGATTTAGGTCAGCACGTTGCAAATATTGTTTCACTTGACCGAGATGAAACAATTATTTGGGCAACTGTCATACCGAACTTTGAGGAAGAAAAACGATTTATCGTATTTGTAACGCGGAATGGTATGATTAAGAAGACGGAATTAAATCAATATAAAGTTCAGCGCTATTCAAGGGCATTCGTTGCTGTAAACTTGAAAAAAGATGATGAAGTTGTTGATATATTTGCGACAGATGGAACGAGTGATATCGTTCTTGCGACACATGGTGCATATGCACTGATTTTCCATGAAGATGAAGTAAGTCCAGTTGGTGTAAGAGCTGCTGGTGTAAAAGCGATTAATTTAAAAGAAGATGACTATGTCGCTTCTGGTAAACCGTTAAATGGTGACAAAGATCAACTTATTCTCGTAACGCAACGCGGTGCTATAAAGCGTTTAAAAGCATCAGAAATTGAAAAGTCAACGAGAGCGAAGCGAGGTCTTGTTATTTTCAAAGAGTTAAAACGTAATCCATACCGTATTGTAGGTATTGAAATTGTACGAGACGATGAACTAGTTTACATGAAGACAGAGAAAAATATTGTAGAAGAGGTTGATCCGAAAGCGTATCGAAACAAAGACCGGTATAGTAATGGTAGTTTAGTACTAGATGTTAATGATACTGGTGAAGTAGTAGAAACGTGGACGAAGAAAAGACCGGAATAA